Below is a window of Culturomica massiliensis DNA.
CGGCAATACGATCCCCAATTGAGAATTGGCTTCCCCCGCTTTATAAGGCAAAGCAAATACGTTGACCAACACATGCTGAGACAAAGCTCTCAATGCATAGCACTGAGAGATGTACGAATGCAAGCTGGCCACATCCTTATCCGATAAATGCAAAGACCCGGCCTTTTCCAACACGGCTTTAGCTCCTGCAATCGTACGGGTAGCCCGGTCGAGCACCTGATAGCCTCCCAGCCAGATTTCGTCCAGATTCCCGTCGGTATCCGAAAAATTATACCGGTTGATAGACAGGAAATGACCTGTTGAAGCACTGGCAACAGCATTGTCTGCAGCCATATCTCCCAAAGCTACGACATTTCTTCCGTAAAAATAATAATAGCCGAAAGCATAGTACATACCGTTCATGCCGTTCTGTACATCCTGCACCGTTTTGTATGCATCGTCCGTAGGTACATTCTGGAAATTGTCCAAATCCAGAAAATCATTACAGGAACATAACAGCAATACGGGCAGCCCGATTAAATATTTCAATTTATTTTTCATATACTGATTTTTTAATTATAAGCCGTCGGACGGCAATTGTATTTTATCTTTTAAAAACCGATGGTTACACCGAACATGATATTCCGCGGTGTCGGATAATTCCACCATTGTATACCGTTAGCGCCGATACCTGCAGGATCGAATCCCCGGAAATTCTTGGCACAGAAAGTATACAGATTGTCAGCCGTCATAAAAACACGGGCCGATCCCAAATGAGCCATATCCGTAATACGTTTCGGCAATGTATACCCCAAAGACATCGTCCGGATCTTCAAATAACGCCCGTTCATCAAAAAGCGGGTAGAAGCGTTGTTAGCCGCAGAGCCGTCTCCGAATACAAAGCGCGGCACGTCCGTACGGTCTCCCGGTTTCTGCCAGCGATGGTCATATACATACCGGGTGGTATTATCAAATCCGGAACCTCCGATCTGTTCGTCATACGTCAGATTATCTCCGTAAATCTTACCGCCTAATGAATAATTCAACTGAAATGAAAAATCAAACCCTTTATAACTCATACGACTGATAATACTCCCCTGAAATTTAGGACTGGCAGCTCCGACATAACGCTTGCCGGCTTCGTTGTAATTCTTCGTAATTTCGCTTCCTGTTGTTCCTTTATACCATTGTGCTTCTCCGGTTTGCGGATCCACACCGGCATATTTCTTCATCTTAAACGTATAAATATCACGTCCTTTCTCGACAATTGTAATCGCCCCCTCTATAGGTTCGTCCGTACTCAACTTGACAATCTTATTCTTATTGTGAGAAGCGACCAAACTCAAATCCCAATTAAAACCGTTCAAGCGCAAAACCTTGGCATTAATCGTAAACTCAATACCCTGATTTTCCAGTTTACCGATATTTTTAGGTATCGTCTCCAATCCGGTAGTCCGGGATACGGGCACCAGAAATACCATATCCTTGGTCCGGTGGTAATAATAATCGAATTCCAAAGTAATACGGTCCAGGAAAGAAACATCCAGTCCGACATTGAATTTATTCGTCTGCTCCCATTTCAACTTGGGATTCCCCTGCTGCTCGTGTGCACTTCCCGGCAGACCGTTGTAATTATAGCCGAATCCGAACAAATTCCGGGAAGCATACCAACCGTGGGCAAATGCCGAATCCCCGACATCCTGATTACCGGAAGTACCGTAACTGGCTCGTAAAGTCAGGTTGTTCATCCAGGATTTTACCGATGCCATATAATCTTCTTCCGTCAAACGGTATTTGACTCCGACAGACCAGAATCCGGCCCATCTGTGATCCTTTCCGAAACGGGAAGAACCGTCGGCCCGGGCACTGGCAGAGAAATAATATTTATTCATATAATCGTATTGGCCGTTAAAAAAGAAGGAAGCCAACGCAAAATCATTTTTACTGGTCGAGGCAGAACTGGGCACAGCAGCATTCGCCACCTGGTTCATATTGAACAACGGATAATTGGAAGCTGCCAGGTAAGAAAGATTTTCCTTCGTTTTCTGTACTTCCTGACCAACCATCAGATTGAGATTGTGCACGTCGTTTATCGACTTGATATAACTCAATGTATTGGTGATACTGAGCAATGTACGGGTTGTCGTACCCTGTTCGCCCAAACCCCTCATATCCGCACCCTGCGGCTGCAAAAACGACCAATACCCGAATTCTTTCAAATCATAAAAATCAATACCGATACGGGAATTAAAAATCAAATCCGGCCGGAAATTTACCGTCAGATAAGGAGTAATTGTCGCACGGTACTGTTTCCCCTCACTCTTATCTCCGTATTTGCTTCGTTGAGCCACAGGATTATATCCGTTAAGGGTATTGAAATTCCAATCTCCGTTCTCATCTTTCACCGGTATCAAAGGAGATTGCATATAAGCCTGGGTAATCGGGTCGGAAAAATAACCGCCCCCAGCACCCATATTGGTTTTGGTATAAGAAAGATTCAAAGCAAATCCGTAACTGATCAGTTTACTGGGAGACTGGGAAAAATTAAAACGTCCGGAATAACGCTCCAGGTCCTTACCGATCACCAATGCTTTATTATTAAAATAGTTGAAAGACGTATAGAACTTAGGAGCCGTTTCCGTATTACCCCCTCCCTGTAAATCGAGATTGTATTCCTGAACGAATCCGACACGGGTCACCTCGTCAAACCAATTGGTATTCGTCTTTCCGTCGGTTTCCAGATAAGCATACATCATATCCTTCATACCTTCCGGAGTATAAGGGAAATAACCGCCGAACACCACGTTATTATAATAAGCGGCATTACCGCCCTCCCCATACAATTCGTAATCGTTCATCAACCCTTCCACCTGTAATTCGGTGTAACGTTTTGCATCCAACGGTTTATAAGCTTTAGGAATGGAAGGTTTCATCTCCATACCCAATTTAACCGTCAGGTTCACCTGCAACTTTCCGGCCCGGCCCTTCTTTGTCGTAATGACGATTACCCCGTTAGCAGCCCGGGCTCCATAAATAGAAGTTGCCGTAGCGTCTTTCAATACGGTCATCGATTCGATATCCGAAGGACTTAATGTAGAAAGCGGAGACAACGATTGCGATTCGGAAGAACGCATCCCCATTGTTTCTGCCGTAACAGGAACACCGTCAATCACATACAAAGGCTGTGTACCGGAATTCAAAGAATTACGTCCCCGGATGAAAATGGTTGCCGGAGCACCGGGTTGTCCGGAAGATACATTCATCTGTAATCCGGGCACGGTTCCCTCCAGCGCTTTGATCGGATTGGCATCCGTCTTATCGGCAATATCCTTGGAACCCACAGTAGAAGCTGCCCCCGTAAATGCTTTTTTACGGGTCACTCCATAACCGGTCACCACAACTTCTTCCAGATTCTGTGCATCACTCTCCAAAGCAACATTAATCACCTGACGATTGCCGACAGTCTCGTTCTGCGTTTTCATGCCGACAAAAGAAAAAATAAGTACATCTGAAGGCGCTGCTTCAATTGTGTAACGACCGTTCACGTCCGTAGCCGTTCCGGTCTGCGTTCCTTTTATCACAACGGAAACGCCGGGCAGCGGAAGCCCGTCACTTATATCCGTCACAATACCGCTGATTGTACGCGTCTGAGCGTAACTCACCTGTAAACCGATAAAAAACAGGAGAGACAATAAACCGATTAGTTTTCTCATAAATGTTAGTTTAGATTAGTTATAAAAACCTGCTATTGCAACTTTTTTTGATTTGTTTAACGAATTCCAACGTTATCGGTTTCAATACCTCTTAATTTTAACAAAATAAAAAAGAGGACCGTAGTCCTCTTTTACATTCGTTAGTAAATTAAAACATCAATTTACTTCGATCATCTTGTTCTTAATGGCATACATGACCAATGCCGCCGTATTGCGGCAACCGGTTTTACTCAATAAATTAGCCCGATGCTTATCTACCGTCCGCTTACTGATAAACAAAGCCTCTGCAATCTCCTGATTGGATTCCCCCTTGCAAACATGGTATAAAATCTCCATCTCCCTATCGGATAATTCATTATCAGGAACATCTGCGGTAGTTTTACTGTTATCCCGCATATTATTCAGAATATTGAACAGCAACTCTTCCGAAAAAAAATTCTCCCCGGCGGCTACCTTCTGAATTCCCTTGATGACATTTTCGATCCCGGTGTTCTTCAGCATAAAGCCCTTGGCTCCGGCATCGATCATCTGATAGTAGTATTGCTCGTCCCCATACATCGACAGGACAATGATTTTCAATTCCGGATGCAAATGCAAAGCTTCCCGGGTGGCCTCGATCCCATTCATTTCAGGCATCTCAATATCCATCAGCACCACATCACATTCCGTTAATGGTAAATTTTCAATAAATTCCCGTCCGTTCGAAGCTTCGTAAATATGCTTTACGAAATCCTGTGTCGACAACAGCAGCTTCAACCCTTCCCTGAACAGCTTATGGTCATCTACCAGATAAAGTTTCAATTTCTGCATATACTTTCTATAATAAGTAATCTGTCAAAATTAATTATACGTTCCAAGGTTGCAACATTCTATATTCAAAAAGGCTACGTAAATATTAAATAAGTCCATGAATTCATCACAACTTAATAAATGCCTTCGCCTGCATACCTTTTCCCCGTTCACTCATTATCTCAATTCCCCCGTTACCGGACTTGAGACGATATTGCATATTATCCAACCCCATACCGTATTTTGTAGCCTGACGGCTCACATCAAAACCGATACCGTTATCGGTATATGTCAAATATATAATTTCATCGGTAAGCTTCAATTCGATACGGATTTTATCCGCCTCGGCATGACGCAAAGTATTATTGATCAATTCACAAATCACCCGGTACATAATCACCTCTACATTATAACCGAACCGGCGGTTTCCGATATTGGTTGTAAAACTGATATCGAGAGCTTTTGCCGAACGCAATTTCTTAATAAAAGAATCGACGGCATCCTTCAACCCGAAATTATTCAAAATGTGGGGACTGATATTGGCAGAGATATCCCTCACACTGATAATAGCCTCATCTACGGCTTGTTTCAGATTTTGTTTTATTTTTTCATTCACTTCCGGTTTGGCATCCCCGCTTAATCCCGACAACAACATTTTTACGACACTCAACAAAGGCCCGAGCCCATCGTGCAACTCCTTGGCAAACCGTTGCCGCTCCCGCTCCTCTGTCCGAATGACAGCCGAAAGCACTTTATTTTCCGTTTCCCGGCGAATCTCATCCAGACGTCTCATAAACTGAAAAATCTTCCGGATATAAAACACGCCGATCAACAACACCAAAGAAATCACAAAAGCCAGACACTTCTGCACCACAGCCAACTCCTCTTCCCATTCCGGGTAGATTGTAGGGAAAAGTTCGAATATACGGGACACCACCATCAATATAAATCCCGTTGAAATCAATATCCAGGAAGCATTGAACTTCGTCCGTTTAAACAAGCTGATAGCAATTGCCGCTGCCAGTACCTGAAACAACAACGACATATATACCAGAATAGTAGATAGCATAAATTTGTATTATAGCATTATAAGAATTCCTTGCAGCACCCTCCGACTCTCATTCAAACGGTAAATTTATAATTTTTTACGGACAAACATCCTAACTGCTTAAAACGGATAACCGATCGCAATATTGAAAACCGTATGCTTCATCCATTTGCCGTTATCAAACAATACGAAACGGCTATTTTCAGGTTTCGCCGGATCAGACACTTTTATACCCCAATCGAAGCGCAGCAGGAAAAAACTGGCATCCAGACGTAACCCCGTCCCTGTGCCGATAGCCAGTTGCCGGTAAAAATCAGCCCCCAGCGTTGCCCCTTTACGGTCTTCGTATTTAGTTATATTCCACACATTGCCGATATCCACAAACAAAGCCCCCTCCAATAACCAAAAAAGCTTGAACCGGTATTCCACATTCGCTTCCAATTTAAAATCCCCGACACTATTCGGATAATTATCCGTCGCTACATAAGCTCCGGGACCTAAAGTCCGCGCCTGCCAAGCCCTTATCCCGTTCGCACCGCCTCCGTAAAAAGCTTCTTCCACCGGCAACACCTTCATATTCCCGTAAGGATAACCGCAACCGATGAAAAAACGATACACTATGGTATTGGCCCGGTTCAGATAATGGTGAAAACGATATTCTCCATCGGCCTTTACATACTGGGCATATTGTACCCCCAAAGCTTCGTAATATGAATCGCCGCTGCTCTTGATACGCTTCACCCCGAACATATTATCGACAGCCCAAAGCAAATTACCGGAACTTTCCACACTGCTCCTGAAATAATTGTAACTTCCGGGAGTATTCAACTGCTGATCGGTAAAAATAGTCATAAAGTTAGCCGAAAAAATCAAGTGACTCCGGTAAGCACTCTTTATATAATCACTTTTCAAACCAGACAGAAAAGCAGAATCCACCTTCTGCATCATCACATAATTCAGATCGACCAAATCGAAATTATACCGCCACCTCTTATCCGCTTTACGCCACAAATAACCGAATTTCACACTCGCTACCCGACGGTCATAAAAAGGTGTATATTCATAGCTATAAGACAGGGACACCGACGTCTTAGGAGCAAAATTGCGACGGAAATCCTTCATCTTAAAAATCGGTAGCCAAAATTGAGGCGTGATAAACTTCAACTCGGCACCCAATTCCCGGGTACTGAAAATTTTATTTTCATTCAACTGCTCCTTCTTCAAAGCCCCCCATATACTAAAAGTCAGATTTTCTCCCCCTTGAAACAAATTCCGGTGATTATAAGTCAGATTACCTCCGACCCCTATATTACCCGAATTATGCGTTCCCTCCAGAAAAACATTATACGACTGACGCTTCATCGGTATCAACTGTACATCACAAACCAAAGATTTTACTCCCGTCGTATCCACCTTCTCCTTAAAAACAATATTGATAAACTTAAAGAGATTTAAAGCCTGCAAACGCGAATAAGAATCGACAACCTTTTGTACATTATAAAGCTCTCCCTCTTTGAATTGAATCGTTTCCTCAATTAACTTCGGCTTGATTTTCAACTTATCGCGGTAGATGATCCCATATCCCCCATAAGTCGTATCTACATATGAAGAATCCGCACCGGACGCCAGATACAGCGGATCATAATCGAAATTGATATTGATTTCGCCTATCCTGAACTTCCGGTAGGCAGAGGAATCCGCAGGATTACCGATCACACTCAACAACAAATGGGCTTTATCAACCTCCTGTCCCTGAATAGTATCCGCATAAAACTGGATGAAATTTTTAGAGAAATTGAAATATCCTTTTTCCCGAAGCATACGCGTAACCCGTTCCCGTTCCGATTCCAACAAAT
It encodes the following:
- a CDS encoding SusC/RagA family TonB-linked outer membrane protein; its protein translation is MRKLIGLLSLLFFIGLQVSYAQTRTISGIVTDISDGLPLPGVSVVIKGTQTGTATDVNGRYTIEAAPSDVLIFSFVGMKTQNETVGNRQVINVALESDAQNLEEVVVTGYGVTRKKAFTGAASTVGSKDIADKTDANPIKALEGTVPGLQMNVSSGQPGAPATIFIRGRNSLNSGTQPLYVIDGVPVTAETMGMRSSESQSLSPLSTLSPSDIESMTVLKDATATSIYGARAANGVIVITTKKGRAGKLQVNLTVKLGMEMKPSIPKAYKPLDAKRYTELQVEGLMNDYELYGEGGNAAYYNNVVFGGYFPYTPEGMKDMMYAYLETDGKTNTNWFDEVTRVGFVQEYNLDLQGGGNTETAPKFYTSFNYFNNKALVIGKDLERYSGRFNFSQSPSKLISYGFALNLSYTKTNMGAGGGYFSDPITQAYMQSPLIPVKDENGDWNFNTLNGYNPVAQRSKYGDKSEGKQYRATITPYLTVNFRPDLIFNSRIGIDFYDLKEFGYWSFLQPQGADMRGLGEQGTTTRTLLSITNTLSYIKSINDVHNLNLMVGQEVQKTKENLSYLAASNYPLFNMNQVANAAVPSSASTSKNDFALASFFFNGQYDYMNKYYFSASARADGSSRFGKDHRWAGFWSVGVKYRLTEEDYMASVKSWMNNLTLRASYGTSGNQDVGDSAFAHGWYASRNLFGFGYNYNGLPGSAHEQQGNPKLKWEQTNKFNVGLDVSFLDRITLEFDYYYHRTKDMVFLVPVSRTTGLETIPKNIGKLENQGIEFTINAKVLRLNGFNWDLSLVASHNKNKIVKLSTDEPIEGAITIVEKGRDIYTFKMKKYAGVDPQTGEAQWYKGTTGSEITKNYNEAGKRYVGAASPKFQGSIISRMSYKGFDFSFQLNYSLGGKIYGDNLTYDEQIGGSGFDNTTRYVYDHRWQKPGDRTDVPRFVFGDGSAANNASTRFLMNGRYLKIRTMSLGYTLPKRITDMAHLGSARVFMTADNLYTFCAKNFRGFDPAGIGANGIQWWNYPTPRNIMFGVTIGF
- a CDS encoding response regulator transcription factor, giving the protein MQKLKLYLVDDHKLFREGLKLLLSTQDFVKHIYEASNGREFIENLPLTECDVVLMDIEMPEMNGIEATREALHLHPELKIIVLSMYGDEQYYYQMIDAGAKGFMLKNTGIENVIKGIQKVAAGENFFSEELLFNILNNMRDNSKTTADVPDNELSDREMEILYHVCKGESNQEIAEALFISKRTVDKHRANLLSKTGCRNTAALVMYAIKNKMIEVN
- a CDS encoding sensor histidine kinase, giving the protein MLSTILVYMSLLFQVLAAAIAISLFKRTKFNASWILISTGFILMVVSRIFELFPTIYPEWEEELAVVQKCLAFVISLVLLIGVFYIRKIFQFMRRLDEIRRETENKVLSAVIRTEERERQRFAKELHDGLGPLLSVVKMLLSGLSGDAKPEVNEKIKQNLKQAVDEAIISVRDISANISPHILNNFGLKDAVDSFIKKLRSAKALDISFTTNIGNRRFGYNVEVIMYRVICELINNTLRHAEADKIRIELKLTDEIIYLTYTDNGIGFDVSRQATKYGMGLDNMQYRLKSGNGGIEIMSERGKGMQAKAFIKL
- a CDS encoding BamA/TamA family outer membrane protein, with protein sequence MERYTGYKIVFVGLLLLLFYACSPTKYIGENEYLLNKVTVKTDDKAVSRSDLKKNIRQKPNTRILGVLRFHLGMYNLSGRNGEKRFNKWLRTIGEAPVVYNDFHTQRSLAQLKLYLNNKGYYHASISDTVIYKNKKANVEYRISPGKQTVIEEFGYRDKQDYVQNQLEDSTELMQIVLADSVHSLLKTGKPLDMDLLESERERVTRMLREKGYFNFSKNFIQFYADTIQGQEVDKAHLLLSVIGNPADSSAYRKFRIGEININFDYDPLYLASGADSSYVDTTYGGYGIIYRDKLKIKPKLIEETIQFKEGELYNVQKVVDSYSRLQALNLFKFINIVFKEKVDTTGVKSLVCDVQLIPMKRQSYNVFLEGTHNSGNIGVGGNLTYNHRNLFQGGENLTFSIWGALKKEQLNENKIFSTRELGAELKFITPQFWLPIFKMKDFRRNFAPKTSVSLSYSYEYTPFYDRRVASVKFGYLWRKADKRWRYNFDLVDLNYVMMQKVDSAFLSGLKSDYIKSAYRSHLIFSANFMTIFTDQQLNTPGSYNYFRSSVESSGNLLWAVDNMFGVKRIKSSGDSYYEALGVQYAQYVKADGEYRFHHYLNRANTIVYRFFIGCGYPYGNMKVLPVEEAFYGGGANGIRAWQARTLGPGAYVATDNYPNSVGDFKLEANVEYRFKLFWLLEGALFVDIGNVWNITKYEDRKGATLGADFYRQLAIGTGTGLRLDASFFLLRFDWGIKVSDPAKPENSRFVLFDNGKWMKHTVFNIAIGYPF